In Acetobacteroides hydrogenigenes, a genomic segment contains:
- a CDS encoding type III pantothenate kinase, whose product MNLIIDVGNTAIKLAAIRDLAIVDVIRVNSWNDESVIQFLAKYGNFDNGIISSVRDDAPPEFLNTFVEGKFLLFNHKIQVPIANGYETPNTLGLDRLAAAVGANNIFPHTNVLVVDCGTAITIDFVSAIGRFEGGNISLGLNTRFKALSSFTSKLPLVDIADGYPLIGKNTTDAIRAGVLNSTIFELDTYIELFSGLYPDLKVIFTGGDAFFFDGKLKNTIFVVPNLVVQGLNRILEYNV is encoded by the coding sequence ATGAATCTAATTATAGATGTTGGAAATACGGCTATTAAGCTCGCTGCAATTAGAGATTTGGCAATTGTTGACGTTATAAGGGTTAATAGCTGGAATGATGAGTCGGTAATTCAGTTTCTTGCTAAATATGGAAATTTTGACAATGGCATCATTTCTTCGGTAAGAGACGACGCTCCCCCTGAATTCTTAAACACCTTTGTAGAAGGAAAATTTTTGTTATTTAACCATAAAATACAGGTTCCCATTGCAAATGGGTATGAAACTCCTAATACATTAGGCCTCGACAGGTTGGCAGCAGCAGTTGGGGCAAACAATATTTTCCCCCATACAAACGTTCTTGTTGTTGATTGCGGAACGGCAATAACCATTGACTTTGTATCTGCTATTGGACGTTTTGAGGGAGGCAATATTTCGTTAGGGCTAAATACCCGATTTAAGGCGCTTTCTAGCTTCACCTCAAAGCTGCCGCTAGTCGATATTGCTGATGGATATCCTCTTATTGGAAAGAATACGACCGATGCAATTAGGGCAGGCGTACTTAACAGCACAATATTCGAATTGGATACCTATATTGAGCTATTTAGTGGGCTTTATCCTGATTTAAAGGTTATATTTACTGGTGGAGATGCATTTTTCTTTGATGGAAAATTAAAAAATACCATATTTGTCGTTCCCAATTTGGTAGTCCAAGGGTTGAACCGAATTTTAGAGTATAATGTTTAA
- the mfd gene encoding transcription-repair coupling factor gives MNVQQLIKRIEQQEAIATLREHIASGCRSIKVDGLSGSAKSIAASLMLTQGQVVFFVLNEKDEAAYFYNDLYNLTSSDRILFFPSAYKRSIQYGQEDPSGIVQRTAVLNALKEGAPSDGYLAIVTYPEALIEKVVSSEKLRTNTLKMSVGEKVSIEFVRDVLLEYSFERVDFVSEPGQFAVRGGIVDIFSFSDNKPYRVDFFGDEVESLRSFNIDTQLSEDKLSVIEVVPNLKNASLSELKVSIFDYVPPTTMFWLEEMDYLHRRFVEIDTNTDVRKIESVHAGNGEKGEWIITPDDLVDGVQRHISISLSPSSYLKAEKMVEFSTMPQPTFNKNFELLADTIMENNERGYTTCLLSENEAQVERLHNIFDSITKKHIEFDYIPVALHEGFVDHSAKICCYTDHQIFERYQKYKLRGELNKSEAITIQELSSLQIGDYVVHIDHGVGVFGGLVKTEVNGKMQEAIKLVYRDSDVLFVNIHALHRISKFKSKDGEPPKIYKLGSGAWQKLKAQAKKKVKDIAKDLIALYSQRRASRGYQFSPDSFMQYELEASFIYEDTPDQMRTTKAVKEDMEGELPMDRLVCGDVGFGKTEIAIRAALKAAADSKQVAVLVPTTILALQHYKTFRDRLKEFPVKVDFVSRLKSAKQIKDTLKELAEGKIDILIGTHRVIGKDIKFKDLGLLIIDEEQKFGVSAKEKLRQMKHDVDTLTLTATPIPRTLQFSLMGVRDLSIIQTPPPNRHPVSTEVHTFNEEIIREAITYELDRGGQVFFVHNRVMDILEIENYVKKLVPGVKTLVAHGQMEPDKLEKTMMAFIDGDADILFATSIIESGLDIPNANTIIINNAHQFGLSDLHQLRGRVGRSNKKAFCYLLAPPVAGLPQDSRRRLKAIEDFSDLGSGFNIAMQDLDIRGAGNLLGGEQSGFIAEIGFEAYHKILNEAIQELKDSEFRYLFEGSAETPEKPHDITFVTDCHIDTDMELLLPDAYIGSIPEKIRLYRELDAIEDEEELEKYKARLIDRFGPMPLEVEQLLHVVKLRRLAMSLGFEKIILKNGIMITYFISNQMSGYYQMPMFAKLIGYLQSQPKNFKVKQTPDKLYISIPNVKDVDVAYTILNNMKQATL, from the coding sequence TTGAACGTACAACAGCTAATAAAACGTATAGAGCAACAAGAGGCGATAGCCACGCTACGTGAACATATCGCCTCGGGTTGCCGCTCCATAAAAGTAGATGGGCTTAGCGGTTCAGCAAAGAGTATTGCCGCATCGCTTATGCTCACACAAGGGCAGGTCGTTTTTTTCGTGCTTAACGAGAAAGATGAGGCAGCTTACTTCTACAACGACCTTTACAACCTCACCTCGTCCGACCGGATACTCTTTTTTCCGTCGGCCTACAAGCGCTCCATTCAGTACGGACAGGAAGATCCCTCGGGCATTGTTCAGCGTACTGCTGTGCTCAACGCACTGAAGGAAGGTGCACCATCCGACGGCTACTTGGCGATAGTAACCTATCCCGAGGCGCTTATAGAAAAGGTAGTGTCGTCGGAAAAGCTTCGAACCAATACGCTAAAGATGTCGGTTGGCGAAAAAGTCTCCATCGAATTTGTTCGGGATGTGCTGCTCGAATACAGCTTCGAGCGGGTCGACTTTGTTTCCGAGCCGGGACAGTTTGCCGTTCGTGGTGGTATTGTCGACATCTTTTCATTTTCCGATAATAAGCCCTACCGCGTCGATTTCTTTGGCGACGAAGTGGAGTCGCTTCGCAGCTTCAACATCGATACGCAGCTTTCGGAAGATAAGCTCTCGGTAATCGAGGTTGTTCCCAACCTAAAGAACGCCTCGCTCTCGGAGCTAAAGGTTAGCATATTTGATTACGTTCCGCCCACCACCATGTTTTGGCTGGAGGAGATGGACTACCTGCATCGCCGTTTCGTAGAGATTGACACCAACACCGATGTTCGCAAGATAGAATCTGTTCATGCCGGTAATGGAGAAAAGGGTGAATGGATAATTACTCCCGACGATCTGGTTGATGGGGTACAACGCCACATTTCTATATCGCTATCTCCTTCGAGCTACCTGAAGGCGGAAAAGATGGTAGAGTTCTCCACCATGCCGCAGCCAACTTTCAACAAGAACTTCGAGCTGCTGGCTGATACCATAATGGAGAACAACGAACGGGGGTACACTACCTGCTTGCTCTCCGAGAATGAGGCTCAGGTGGAGCGTCTGCACAACATCTTCGACTCCATCACCAAAAAGCATATAGAGTTCGACTACATACCCGTTGCGCTGCACGAGGGCTTTGTCGACCACTCTGCAAAAATCTGCTGCTACACCGACCACCAGATATTTGAGCGCTACCAGAAGTATAAGCTACGCGGCGAGCTTAACAAGAGCGAGGCCATCACCATTCAGGAGCTAAGCAGCCTGCAAATCGGAGACTACGTGGTGCATATCGACCACGGTGTAGGCGTGTTTGGCGGTCTGGTAAAAACGGAGGTTAACGGTAAGATGCAGGAGGCTATTAAGCTTGTTTACCGCGATAGCGACGTGCTGTTCGTGAATATTCATGCACTGCACCGCATCTCGAAGTTTAAGAGCAAAGATGGCGAACCTCCAAAAATATATAAGCTGGGTAGCGGTGCTTGGCAAAAGCTGAAGGCTCAGGCTAAGAAGAAGGTTAAGGATATCGCCAAGGATCTGATTGCACTCTACTCTCAGCGTCGAGCGTCGCGTGGCTACCAGTTCTCGCCCGACTCGTTTATGCAGTACGAGCTCGAGGCTTCGTTCATCTACGAGGATACGCCCGACCAAATGCGCACCACCAAGGCCGTTAAGGAGGATATGGAGGGCGAGCTGCCAATGGATCGCCTGGTTTGTGGTGATGTGGGCTTTGGTAAGACAGAAATAGCAATCCGTGCCGCTCTTAAGGCTGCTGCTGACAGCAAGCAGGTTGCCGTGTTGGTTCCAACCACCATTTTGGCGCTTCAACACTACAAAACATTTAGGGATAGGCTTAAGGAGTTTCCTGTAAAGGTTGATTTTGTAAGCCGCCTAAAGTCTGCCAAGCAAATAAAGGATACGCTTAAGGAACTTGCCGAAGGTAAGATAGATATTCTTATAGGTACGCATCGTGTAATTGGCAAGGATATCAAGTTTAAGGATCTGGGCTTGCTGATTATCGACGAGGAGCAGAAGTTTGGCGTATCGGCTAAGGAGAAACTACGTCAAATGAAGCACGACGTGGATACGCTAACGCTTACCGCAACGCCAATTCCGCGTACGCTCCAGTTCTCGCTTATGGGCGTTCGCGACCTGTCCATCATACAAACTCCACCGCCCAACCGCCATCCGGTATCTACCGAAGTGCACACGTTTAACGAGGAGATTATTCGCGAAGCTATAACCTACGAGCTCGATAGGGGAGGACAGGTGTTCTTCGTGCACAACCGTGTGATGGACATCTTGGAGATTGAGAACTACGTAAAGAAGCTTGTGCCAGGTGTAAAAACGCTGGTTGCTCACGGTCAAATGGAGCCCGACAAGCTCGAAAAGACGATGATGGCCTTCATCGATGGTGATGCTGATATTCTTTTTGCAACATCAATTATTGAGTCGGGACTGGACATCCCTAACGCCAACACCATCATCATAAATAACGCTCACCAGTTTGGACTTAGCGATTTGCACCAGCTTCGTGGGCGTGTTGGACGTTCGAACAAAAAGGCATTTTGCTACTTGCTGGCTCCTCCGGTTGCAGGTTTACCCCAGGATTCGCGCCGTAGGCTAAAGGCTATCGAGGATTTCTCCGATCTAGGTAGCGGTTTCAACATAGCCATGCAGGACTTGGATATCCGTGGAGCCGGAAATCTTTTGGGAGGAGAGCAAAGCGGATTTATTGCCGAGATAGGTTTCGAGGCATACCATAAGATTCTCAACGAGGCTATTCAGGAACTAAAAGATTCCGAGTTCCGTTACTTGTTTGAAGGTAGTGCCGAAACACCAGAGAAACCGCACGACATCACCTTTGTTACCGACTGTCACATCGATACCGATATGGAGTTGCTGTTGCCCGATGCCTATATCGGCAGCATCCCCGAAAAGATTCGCCTGTACCGTGAACTCGATGCAATTGAGGATGAGGAGGAACTCGAAAAGTACAAGGCTCGCCTTATCGATCGCTTTGGTCCAATGCCGCTCGAGGTAGAGCAGCTGCTTCATGTCGTTAAGCTGCGTCGTCTGGCTATGTCGTTGGGCTTCGAAAAGATCATCCTTAAAAATGGCATCATGATTACCTATTTTATATCTAACCAGATGTCGGGGTACTACCAAATGCCGATGTTTGCTAAGCTAATCGGCTATCTGCAATCGCAACCTAAAAACTTTAAGGTAAAGCAGACCCCTGATAAGCTCTACATTTCAATACCAAATGTAAAGGATGTTGATGTGGCTTATACAATTCTGAATAACATGAAACAGGCAACCCTATGA
- the fbp gene encoding class 1 fructose-bisphosphatase, with translation MNHILKAYKVTTLNQFLIERQADFPYASGEFTRLLHHIGIAAKIVNRAINKAGLADILGSIGTTNVQGEDQKKLDYIANELFISSIRNSGECCGIASEENDEIVTFDDEMSLDGKYIVCMDPLDGSANLESNVSVGTIFSIYRRISPRGEKATLEDFLQEGQKQVAAGYIIYGSSTMLVYTTGKGVYGFTLDPSIGEFCLSHNKVQTPKSGKIYSVNEGNYNSFPDGVKRFIDYCKVDSPATNRPFSSRYIGSMVSDFHRNLLVGGVFLYPPTKAKPEGKLRLIYECNPIAFLAEQAGGRATTGTKRILEIKPTSLHQRVPLVVGSYTLVKRVEEFMQEVPVEHSCGE, from the coding sequence ATGAACCACATTCTAAAAGCGTATAAGGTAACAACCCTTAATCAATTTCTTATTGAGCGACAGGCCGATTTCCCTTATGCTTCTGGGGAATTTACGCGCTTACTCCACCACATTGGGATTGCTGCAAAAATTGTAAACAGGGCCATTAACAAAGCAGGGTTGGCCGACATCCTTGGATCTATTGGGACAACCAACGTTCAGGGCGAAGACCAGAAGAAGCTCGACTACATTGCCAACGAACTCTTCATCTCGAGTATCCGTAATAGTGGCGAATGCTGCGGAATAGCCTCGGAGGAGAACGACGAGATTGTAACCTTTGACGATGAGATGTCGCTCGACGGCAAGTACATCGTTTGTATGGATCCGCTCGACGGATCGGCTAACCTCGAAAGTAACGTTTCGGTAGGAACCATATTCTCAATCTATCGTCGAATAAGTCCACGTGGAGAAAAAGCGACCCTCGAAGATTTTCTTCAGGAAGGGCAAAAGCAGGTTGCTGCCGGTTACATCATCTACGGCTCGTCGACAATGCTGGTTTACACTACCGGCAAAGGAGTTTATGGCTTTACGCTCGACCCTTCTATTGGAGAGTTTTGCCTTTCGCACAATAAGGTTCAAACGCCTAAATCTGGGAAAATATACTCAGTTAACGAGGGAAACTACAACTCTTTCCCCGATGGAGTTAAGCGGTTCATAGATTACTGCAAGGTCGATTCTCCTGCAACTAACCGTCCATTCTCCAGCCGCTACATTGGTAGCATGGTTTCTGATTTTCATCGCAACCTGCTGGTTGGTGGAGTTTTCCTTTATCCTCCTACTAAGGCGAAACCTGAGGGTAAACTGCGCCTGATATACGAATGTAATCCGATAGCCTTTTTGGCAGAGCAGGCTGGAGGAAGGGCAACAACAGGGACTAAGCGTATCCTAGAGATAAAGCCAACCTCGTTGCATCAAAGAGTTCCTTTGGTGGTAGGGTCATATACTTTGGTTAAGCGCGTGGAGGAGTTTATGCAGGAAGTTCCTGTAGAACATTCCTGTGGCGAATAA